A portion of the Terriglobales bacterium genome contains these proteins:
- a CDS encoding MoaD/ThiS family protein, producing the protein MEIEVEGQATLRLVLDAIEARYPMLRGTIRDHVTQQRRPYLRFFACEQDLSHESPDALLPASVASGSEPLIILGAIAGG; encoded by the coding sequence GTGGAAATCGAGGTCGAAGGCCAGGCCACGCTGCGCTTGGTCCTCGACGCGATTGAGGCCCGCTATCCGATGCTGCGCGGGACGATCCGCGATCACGTCACGCAACAGCGCCGGCCGTATTTGCGGTTTTTCGCCTGCGAGCAGGATCTGTCGCATGAATCACCAGACGCCCTACTGCCTGCCTCGGTCGCGTCCGGCTCGGAGCCATTGATCATCTTAGGGGCTATTGCCGGCGGGTAA